In Corylus avellana chromosome ca2, CavTom2PMs-1.0, the following proteins share a genomic window:
- the LOC132171994 gene encoding histone-lysine N-methyltransferase SUVR4-like, with the protein MAADPRVFKAFSATRALGIPDEEAKPVLKKLLKVYDNNWELIEEDNFQTLVDAYFELKENSKDAMQHNFRQTVAVKKNEIPLKVSGRGTVELIQPCLRDSRTVGTSQLPNTPLIGKGKDPISSLVVTEDRSIAVNSSSSMGMDVCDPLCITRPKKRAFGTHNSKTGSNRNGSDRYGHKNSHNLVHDERRHDIAKGAEKVKISLVSENSNECPPKFNYIPHNIIYEKANVNISLARIADEDCCLGCSGDCLSSSIPCACARETGGEFAYTPHGLLKEEFLSACMSMRLEPQERHFVYCQDCPLERSKDEYMPERCKGHLVRKFIKECWRKCGCDMLCGNRIVQRGITCKLQVFLTPEGKGWGVRTLEELPKGTFVCEYIGEVLTNMELYERVLQSSGNERHTYPVTLDADWGSEGVLRDEEALCLDATCHGNVARFINHRCFDANLVDIPVEVETPDRHYYHLAFFTTRKVSAFEELSWDYGIDFNDQNHPIKAFRCCCGSAFCREMKHKRS; encoded by the exons ATGGCTGCTGATCCGAGAGTTTTCAAGGCCTTCAGTGCAACGAGGGCCTTGGGAATTCCTGATGAAGAGGCAAAACCAGTGCTAAAGAAACTCTTAAAAGTCTATGATAATAATTGGGAACTAATTGAAGAAGACAATTTCCAGACACTTGTAGATGCGTACTTTGAGCTAAAGGAAAATAGCAAAGATGctatgcaacataacttcagaCAAACGGTAGCTGTGAAAAAGAATGAAATACCTCTCAAAGTTTCTGGACGGGGTACCGTGGAGCTAATTCAGCCTTGTTTAAGAGACAGCAGAACTGTAGGTACTTCCCAACTGCCCAACACTCCTTTGATTGGCAAAGGGAAGGACCCCATTTCATCTCTTGTGGTCACTGAAGATAGATCTATTGCTGTTAACTCTTCTTCCAGTATGGGTATGGACGTCTGTGATCCCTTGTGTATTACAAGACCAAAGAAGAGAGCTTTTGGGACACATAATTCCAAAACAGGTTCAAATCGTAATGGCTCAGACCGTTATGGGCATAAAAATTCGCATAATTTGGTTCATGATGAAAGGAGGCATGATATAGCAAAAGGtgcagaaaaagtaaaaatatcaTTGGTATCTGAAAATAGCAATGAATGTCCTCCAAAATTCAATTACATTCCACACAATATAATTTATGAGAAAGCTAATGTAAATATTTCACTGGCTCGGATTGCGGATGAGGATTGCTGTTTAGGTTGTTCAGGAGACTGTCTTTCATCATCAATTCCATGTGCATGTGCTCGTGAAACTGGTGGAGAGTTTGCCTACACACCACATGGTCTGCTGAAGGAAGAATTTTTAAGTGCTTGTATGTCTATGAGGCTAGAACCTCAAGAGCGCCATTTTGTTTATTGTCAGGACTGTCCATTAGAGAGGTCTAAGGATGAGTACATGCCTGAACGATGCAAGGGCCATTTGGTCAGAAAGTTTATTAAAGAATGCTGGAGAAAATGTGGATGTGACATGTTGTGTGGAAATCGAATAGTACAGCGAGGTATAACATGCAAGTTGCAG GTGTTCTTGACTCCTGAAGGAAAAGGATGGGGAGTTAGAACACTTGAGGAATTGCCTAAGGGAACTTTTGTTTGTGAATACATCGGGGAAGTATTGACCAACATGGAGTTGTATGAGCGGGTCCTACAAAGCAGTGGCAATGAGAGACATACATATCCTGTAACACTTGATGCAGATTGGGGCTCAGAAGGAGTTTTAAGGGATGAGGAGGCACTTTGTCTGGATGCGACATGTCATGGTAATGTCGCAAGGTTCATCAACCATAG ATGTTTTGATGCGAACTTGGTCGATATTCCAGTTGAAGTGGAGACTCCTGATCGCCACTATTATCAT CTTGCCTTTTTTACTACCAGGAAAGTAAGCGCTTTTGAAGAGTTGTCATGG GATTATGGGATCGACTTTAATGATCAGAATCATCCAATTAAGGCATTTCGCTGCTGTTGTGGAAGTGCATTCTGCCGAGAGATGAAACATAAAAG GAGCTAG